The nucleotide sequence GTCATTCTTTTATTTTGCCTTTGAATGCCTGTGGAACATCGTTATAAAATTTATGAAACAGGTAGACAAGATAAGCGTTTAAATCAAATTGGTCTTTATGAACAAAATTAGACAGTGTTAAATTATTTTTTCTCATCTTTGTTCTCCCTCCTCTTTATAGCATTCTTCACCCATAATAAATTCATTGTCATATGCCCACCAAGCTGCATACAAAACTTCTTCTAATTTCACTATAATGGAAAGCGCTTACAAAGTGAAGGGGTATTACAAAAAAAATTTCGACGAATTTCTTCAAATAGAAAAAAGAGAAGATACAAATGGCTGCATGTCTTTCGTGTGTGGTTTCTATCCGCTGACAGCAGTGAATACATAGATAGCAGCAGAGAGAAATCAATTGTTGTGAAGCTTATAAGCACCTTCCGTAAAACATGTATCATTGATTATTCTTTAGAAAATGATTTGCTCGCCAGACAACCCATTCTGTACATAATCGGCCATAAAAATATAGACTGTAATTTCTTAGGCTTCACCTGTATAGTTACAGTAACATGCCTTCAAAGGAGTGATTGATTTGTTTATGAAAATTACAAAAGAACAAAAGGAATTAATGATTGCTGACATTCAAGATTTCTTTCTACAGGAGAGAGATGAGGAGATATCTGAGTTCGCCGCAGAAAGGGTGTTGGATTTCGTTAAGGAATTGTTGGCTCCGCATTTCTATAATGTCGCCGTCTCCGATGCAAAGCATATCATTGAACAACAATTTTCTTCATTGGAAGATGAAATCTTAACGTTAGAGCGGCCCATAAAACGCTGAAAGCTAGTCACTCTGAGAGTGAATTTACTACAATTCACTCTTTTATTGTATTCTTTGCACTTGTATCCTTAAACCAGTTACGGCTTTCGATTCTTCATGACTCCTATATAGAAGCGGCTAGGTTTGCCTGGCTTTGTTCGGATAAATAACAGAAAAGCCAGCCATACTACTACTGGAAGGTGGTGTATTGGTTATGGTTTTCCCTACCGTGCATACAAACTTTTGGGATGCTGTCATCGCAGTGCCTGTAGTCATGATCCTAACACAGCTAATAAAAATGTTCTTTCACACACCTAAGTCACTCGTTCCGCTTATAGCCCTTTTTAATGGTTTGCTTATATCTATCTTTATCAGCCACAATGGCCATCTCACCGCAGGATTATTTATGGGCTGGTTCTATGGTTATGCAG is from Bacillus sp. PK3_68 and encodes:
- a CDS encoding DUF2164 domain-containing protein, yielding MFMKITKEQKELMIADIQDFFLQERDEEISEFAAERVLDFVKELLAPHFYNVAVSDAKHIIEQQFSSLEDEILTLERPIKR